One region of Ptiloglossa arizonensis isolate GNS036 chromosome 8, iyPtiAriz1_principal, whole genome shotgun sequence genomic DNA includes:
- the LOC143150044 gene encoding mitochondrial import receptor subunit TOM40 homolog 1, whose protein sequence is MGIVHASTKKLEESNETSNEPQDKGPGNPGSFEDLHIRVKDLYPPNFEGARLTINKILSEYFSVTHSITLSSVTPSGYKFGAKYVGTKTVGPIEKYPIITGEISPSGYLTAAFVHTLGCRLRYKLSAQVSDGKYKASSSSLEYRANDFTVAVTIANPRIVKKQGTIVMHFLQSITSRIALGTEIACLRGSKVPGGQQTVMCMAFRYSTGPTTLSGTIGEAGLHLCYHRKASSQLELGVELETNMRTHYSIATIVYRVDVPYADLVFRGIVNSETTVGGVFEKRLYPIPESSLIISALLNHQKQQFRVGVGLNIG, encoded by the coding sequence ATGGGTATAGTACATGCGTCGACGAAGAAATTAGAGGAATCAAACGAAACATCCAACGAACCGCAAGATAAAGGGCCGGGAAATCCAGGAAGTTTCGAGGACCTCCATATAAGGGTGAAGGACTTGTATCCTCCAAACTTTGAGGGAGCACGGTTGACGATCAACAAAATACTTAGCGAGTATTTCAGCGTGACTCATTCGATCACTCTGAGCTCCGTGACACCATCCGGTTACAAATTCGGTGCCAAATACGTCGGTACTAAGACGGTGGGTCCAATAGAGAAATACCCTATTATCACGGGCGAGATTTCTCCAAGTGGATACTTGACCGCTGCGTTCGTGCACACATTAGGTTGTAGATTAAGGTACAAATTGTCGGCCCAAGTCTCCGATGGGAAATACAAAGCGTCGAGTTCGAGTTTGGAATATCGTGCGAATGATTTTACGGTGGCGGTAACCATAGCCAATCCACGAATCGTCAAGAAGCAAGGGACGATAGTAATGCATTTTTTGCAATCGATCACTTCGAGGATCGCGTTAGGAACGGAGATTGCGTGCCTTCGCGGCTCTAAAGTACCTGGTGGTCAACAAACCGTCATGTGCATGGCTTTCAGGTACAGCACAGGACCTACCACGTTATCCGGTACCATTGGCGAGGCGGGCTTGCACTTATGTTACCATCGCAAGGCCAGCTCGCAACTAGAACTCGGTGTCGAGTTAGAGACAAACATGCGTACTCATTACTCGATCGCTACTATTGTTTACCGTGTAGACGTCCCGTATGCGGACCTCGTGTTCCGCGGGATTGTCAATTCAGAGACTACCGTCGGTGGCGTGTTCGAAAAGAGATTGTACCCGATACCAGAGTCTTCACTGATCATTAGCGCCCTCTTGAATCATCAGAAACAGCAATTTCGAGTAGGCGTCGGTCTTAACATTGGATAA
- the LOC143150039 gene encoding endoplasmic reticulum lectin 1 isoform X2 — protein sequence MKILQALFSLNTCSYRLESYWTYELCHGRFVRQYHEDRDGKRVKTQEYYLGTFYKSQELKLLAEYAKQEESPIGKKNIPIKKVDGINMPYVEIEMGGGTVCNLNNKPRKVKVLYVCYQHDKHELFSVKETISCEYEVIVLSPTLCIHPDYKPQDTRENEIKCRPVDSAPQKPKALIALENESLKLRHQKVTDEKLQKINVILHVDKEGQDGERRVRVEIQPVDITDNHNNIDDTINSLADQGISPAEVSPIKNFLSGKNCLHGGNGWWKYEFCYGRSVVQYHVERDGTQTIVNLGKFDKQKHLDWIATHPYKKPKSPELRKQLSHFYSDGYLCDKTGKLRQTEVKLKCVEGHAASPSSVSLFLLEPKTCEYVLGVESPLICDILEHADENGLLSEKFEVHFDKLKTTAFHEYDDLDEGIANGDD from the exons atgaaaattttacaagCATTATTTAGTCTCAACACGTGCTCCTACAGA CTTGAATCTTATTGGACATACGAATTATGTCATGGACGTTTTGTACGTCAATATCACGAAGATAGAGATGGGAAAAGAGTGAAAAcacaagaatattatttgggtacTTTTTATAAATCACAAGAATTAAAGCTCCTGGCTGAATATGCAAAACAAGAAGAGAGTCCTATTGGGAAAAAGAATATACCAATTAAGAAAGTCGATGGAATCAATATGCCCTATGTAGAAATTGAAATGGGTGGTGGGACAGTTTGCAACTTAAATAACAAACCACGAAAAGTTAAAGTTCTGTATGTGTGCTACCAACACGATAAACATGAATTATTTTCTGTGAAAGAAACTATTAGCTGTGAATACGAGGTTATTGTTCTTTCTCCTACACTATGCATTCACCCTGACTACAAACCACAGGATACAagggaaaatgaaattaaatgtcGACCGGTTGATTCGGCGCCACAGAAGCCAAAAGCTCTTATCGCATTGGAGAACGAAAGTTTGAAACTGCGACATCAAAAAGTGACG GATGAGAAGCTGCAGAAAATCAATGTGATCTTGCATGTAGATAAGGAGGGCCAG GATGGCGAGCGACGCGTTAGGGTCGAAATACAACCTGTCGATATTACCGATAATCATAATAATATCGATGATACTATAAATTCATTAGCAGATCAAGGTATCAGTCCAGCTGAAGTTAGTCCGATAAAAAATTTCTTGAGCGGAAAGAATTGTTTACACGGG GGCAACGGATGGTGGAAATATGAATTTTGCTATGGGCGTTCGGTGGTTCAATATCACGTAGAGCGCGATGGTACACAGACTATAGTAAATCTCGGTAAATTCGATAAGCAGAAACACTTGGACTGGATTGCCACCCATCCATATAAAAAACCAAAGTCACCGGAACTACGAAAACAACTTTCCCATTTTTATAGCGATGGATATTTGTGTGATAAGACCGGCAAGTTGAGACAAACCGAA GTAAAATTAAAGTGCGTTGAGGGTCACGCCGCCAGTCCATCgagtgtttctctttttttgctTGAACCAAAAACATGCGAATACGTACTGGGAGTTGAATCACCGTTAATCTGTGATATTTTAGAACACGCTGATGAAAATGGACTTCtgagcgaaaagtttgaagtaCATTTTGACAAGTTGAAGACCACCGCTTTCCACGAGTACGATGACTTGGACGAGGGGATAGCGAACGGAGACGActaa
- the LOC143150039 gene encoding endoplasmic reticulum lectin 1 isoform X1, translating into MWKHSNICIVFCIIIAIVYGHDLRSFDDTVFFKINWAGKASSDLLEPRTNVKPYFITTANNERYQCLIPDTTNQEQDYDEEYIGPNPMKILQALFSLNTCSYRLESYWTYELCHGRFVRQYHEDRDGKRVKTQEYYLGTFYKSQELKLLAEYAKQEESPIGKKNIPIKKVDGINMPYVEIEMGGGTVCNLNNKPRKVKVLYVCYQHDKHELFSVKETISCEYEVIVLSPTLCIHPDYKPQDTRENEIKCRPVDSAPQKPKALIALENESLKLRHQKVTDEKLQKINVILHVDKEGQDGERRVRVEIQPVDITDNHNNIDDTINSLADQGISPAEVSPIKNFLSGKNCLHGGNGWWKYEFCYGRSVVQYHVERDGTQTIVNLGKFDKQKHLDWIATHPYKKPKSPELRKQLSHFYSDGYLCDKTGKLRQTEVKLKCVEGHAASPSSVSLFLLEPKTCEYVLGVESPLICDILEHADENGLLSEKFEVHFDKLKTTAFHEYDDLDEGIANGDD; encoded by the exons atgtggAAACACTCTAATATTTGCATTGTGTTCTGTATCATAATTGCTATTGTATATGGACATGATCTTAGAAGTTTTGACGACACAGTCTTCTTTAAAATTAATTGGGCAGGGAAAGCTAGTTCCGACTTATTA GAACCTCGAACAAATGTAAAACCTTATTTTATAACAACTGCAAATAATGAACGCTATCAGTGTTTGATTCCCGATACTACAAATCAGGAGCAAGATTACGATGAAGAATACATTGGACCAAATccgatgaaaattttacaagCATTATTTAGTCTCAACACGTGCTCCTACAGA CTTGAATCTTATTGGACATACGAATTATGTCATGGACGTTTTGTACGTCAATATCACGAAGATAGAGATGGGAAAAGAGTGAAAAcacaagaatattatttgggtacTTTTTATAAATCACAAGAATTAAAGCTCCTGGCTGAATATGCAAAACAAGAAGAGAGTCCTATTGGGAAAAAGAATATACCAATTAAGAAAGTCGATGGAATCAATATGCCCTATGTAGAAATTGAAATGGGTGGTGGGACAGTTTGCAACTTAAATAACAAACCACGAAAAGTTAAAGTTCTGTATGTGTGCTACCAACACGATAAACATGAATTATTTTCTGTGAAAGAAACTATTAGCTGTGAATACGAGGTTATTGTTCTTTCTCCTACACTATGCATTCACCCTGACTACAAACCACAGGATACAagggaaaatgaaattaaatgtcGACCGGTTGATTCGGCGCCACAGAAGCCAAAAGCTCTTATCGCATTGGAGAACGAAAGTTTGAAACTGCGACATCAAAAAGTGACG GATGAGAAGCTGCAGAAAATCAATGTGATCTTGCATGTAGATAAGGAGGGCCAG GATGGCGAGCGACGCGTTAGGGTCGAAATACAACCTGTCGATATTACCGATAATCATAATAATATCGATGATACTATAAATTCATTAGCAGATCAAGGTATCAGTCCAGCTGAAGTTAGTCCGATAAAAAATTTCTTGAGCGGAAAGAATTGTTTACACGGG GGCAACGGATGGTGGAAATATGAATTTTGCTATGGGCGTTCGGTGGTTCAATATCACGTAGAGCGCGATGGTACACAGACTATAGTAAATCTCGGTAAATTCGATAAGCAGAAACACTTGGACTGGATTGCCACCCATCCATATAAAAAACCAAAGTCACCGGAACTACGAAAACAACTTTCCCATTTTTATAGCGATGGATATTTGTGTGATAAGACCGGCAAGTTGAGACAAACCGAA GTAAAATTAAAGTGCGTTGAGGGTCACGCCGCCAGTCCATCgagtgtttctctttttttgctTGAACCAAAAACATGCGAATACGTACTGGGAGTTGAATCACCGTTAATCTGTGATATTTTAGAACACGCTGATGAAAATGGACTTCtgagcgaaaagtttgaagtaCATTTTGACAAGTTGAAGACCACCGCTTTCCACGAGTACGATGACTTGGACGAGGGGATAGCGAACGGAGACGActaa